The genomic stretch AAAGTGTTCACAAATGGTGTAACTGAGCCCATAATGCATGTGGCAAACTGGGTTTAAGTCTGTTGTGGGGGTTCTTTGGGTGGGGGTTTTCTTCCCACATGAGAAAAATCTGGTAGCTTTACCATGGTTGATGTCCTCTATTCCAAGGACATGGAGTGGTTTCTTAGCATTGGGTGAAGCTATTTACCACTGTAGTAAACACTGGACCTAGTTTTGAATCTGAGGATATGACATCCCCTTTTGAAGAAGATGGCTAGAGATAGAATTTGAAACCCAGCCATATTTTGTCACACCTTTTAATTAAGTTAGTTAACTCCTCTGATTCTCAGTTTCTTCGCCTCTGAAATTGCAGAACATTGATTTCCTTCCTACCTGGAGAGTGAAGAGGACTTTTTCAGTGCAAGGAGGGTGTCTACATGAAAATCAAATCATtgtggttttcatttatttagctttaattttgtgtttttaaaaaacagccctctaaataaaatatttaacagccCAGCATACTATCAGTTCTGAGAGGAAGGCAAGTGGTGTTCCTATGATTGCTTTACATAATTCACCtactcttctgtttctgtctcttttttttattacaattccTCCATCAAGCACAGCCAAGTGCCAAGCCCTTCAATGCAGTGCTCGTCAGGGGACGTGAGGCTTGGTGTTACTGTAGTATTTTCTTAGTGGTTTCCATTATCTGTTCCCTCTGCCATCAGGTGTATATTTGTATAAACACTGATGAGTGAGATTTACATgttcttttgtaattttaagATGACTTTGTTGTGTTTAAAAGCTATTTCAACTGTGTTTGACATTTGCAGTTGACCCCAAAATTTAGTTCATGATATCAGTCAAAGTTAAGTAAGATAAATAAGGGGCATTGCTGAATGACAGCTTAACACTAACCGGTTAGGGGACAAAACCAGTAGAGAGGcgactttcttcctttctgagcAGAGAGCTCGTAGCTGTAGCCTCCTTCTTAAAACGCTTCTGTCCGAGGCTTAGAGAGAAGTGCACAGGGAATATGCATATGCGCAGTGTAATTCTACATCCCACATGCTTGTGGCATTTTATTTAAgtagccatttaaaaataatgtcctctctctttttttgcagGTGATGGAAATTGCCTCATGCATGCTGCATCTCAGTACATGTGGGGTATTGAAGATATCGACCTTGtcttaagaaaaacattgtTTAGCACACTCAGGGAGATTGACACACGGAACTTCAAGCTCCGTTGGCAGCGGGAGGCTATTAAATCCCAGGAGTTTGTAGAAACGGGACTCCACTATGACACCCGGGTAAGGTGGCCTGAGGGAATGGTGCTTTTTTCTAGGTGCTCATCAGCTTTGCCTtgctgattttgtttgctttttggcttCATGGATTCTGCCATTAGTGGAGAGCAGAAATAGTCTTCCTTTGGAGGAAATGggaaaatgtgattattttgagcactgctgtgctgcagtcGGTTCCTGACCTCCATGTCTTTGAACTATTGCTGATGGAGGTTTCTTTCCTCAGAATTGGGAGGAGGAGTGGGAATACCTCATTGAAATGACCTCCCCAGAAACATCCGGGGCTCGAAACAGGCTTCCATATAATGCACTGGAAGAAATCCACATCTTCATCCTTGCTAACATCCTCAGAAGGCCAGTCATTGTCCTTGCAGGTAAGTTGCCTAGCCAGTAATCTCACCATGCCAGTAATCTCACCATGTTACTCTGTGCTGTGCTAGTAATCTTACTTCAATAATTGTTGGTTTTAGGTAGATGCATTTCAGAATGGGGTGTTTTCAGCAACTTTTTGAAAACACCcagaatatattttctcttgCCTATAGCACATACTtacttgtgtgtgtttgtgttttctttttcttccttgtgcaGATAAAGTGGTGAGAAGTTTAGAGTCAGGCTCCAGTTTTGCTCCTCTGAACGTCGGTGGTATTTACTTGCCTCTTCTTTGGCCAGCTGAAGAATGCTACAGATACCCAATTGTGCTCGGCTATGACAACATGCATTTTACACCACTAGTGACTCTAAAGGACAGCGGACCAGGTATTTCCTAGTACCTTGTTTGGTATTTATGTAGCTGCTTCAATATCGTCGTGCTGAtaactcatttaaaataaaatctggtttagatttgcatttttaaagttaaaataaatgcaaaagattcctttggaatatatttttaaaatgtgagcaGAAACAGCTTTGTCTGTAAATCTGAATAGAAACTGAAGGTTGCCTTCAAAATGCTGGTTGAAAGTAGAGTGCAACTCACCTGGTTGCAGGCTGGAAGCAGTCAAAGGGTGGCCTCTGCTTCATTGTCTTCTGGCCGCCTTTGCACGCCTCATCATAGGAGAAGAAGCTTTGAAGGACATGGTCTCAAAAGAGTGTACTGCTGCCTGGCAGGGATAATGAAATACATGCTTTGCCATTTTTAATACATCTCTTCTGAATGGATAGCAGTTCTCTTGGTTCAGGTTAGGGCACCATCCTGTGGAAAGGTATAACAAACTAAGATCTACAAAGCTGCCCACACTGAGAAGAAAACTGCTATGGGGACGTTAAAACTCTTGTGGGATGGGGCTAGGTTTGCGGTGCAGATGTGTCTGCATCCTTCTCTAGTGGCACTGTTTAGAAACTGGTTGCTCTGGCCAGCcgttctcctctccttccaaaattCAGCAGCAGTGGTGACATCTCCGTGTGTTGCATCTTGTGGTTACTCCTGCCtggtaaaatatatatatatgtgctaATCCGCCTTGTTTCCCCACAGAAATCCGGGCTGTCCCTTTGGTCATCAGTGAGCGAGGCAGATTTGAGGATTTGAGTGTGCACTTTCTGACAGATgcagaagagagggagaaagagcagctgCTAAAAGACTACTTGATCGTCATAGAAATTCCAGTGCAAGGTTGGGATCATGGTACAACTCATCTAATTAATGCTGCAAAGTGAGTGTCATTCCTGTTTCCTCAAAGTTGTCTTCTTTATGGAGGTGGGAGAAGCTGGGCAGCCCAGTATGTTCCTTCggtctttccttccttccacgGTAGCACACGTGTTTACCCTCTGAAATACGAAATATTGGCATTACCGTTGACATGCTTGGAAGTGGTGTGAGCTCAGACCAGTCTCAAATTTAAAGGTGAAAATGTCTTCAGACTTAGCAGACTGAAACTAATATTTTGGAAGAGTAAGCCCAATGGATTAATTTCAGTGACTTTTAGATTACACAGGAGGGTGGCTGAAAAGTAGTTAAACCCAGGAACTACTTAGATCTTGCACTTTATGTAAGGGCACATTGCATAAAGGGCAGCTGGTGTAATTTTGGCTGCCCTAAGGCAAGTACTTGGCGGTATGTTCTTAGCGCAGATGCCTTTTCACCCTGGGCAGTTGCAGTGTGGCAGTAGGCAGGAAGCTGTGGCTGGTGGAGGAACCACCGTCTGCGCTCATCCTCCTGACGGTTAAGCATCAGTAACGTGCAGGGAGCAGCTGGCAGCGCCTATCGGCTTCTTGCGTTTAGGGGACACTGGCAGcggtgcctgcccagccccttCATGAGTGCGGGAGGGAAGTGACTCCCTGTATCCTCTGTCTTTGCTTCTATTACCACACAGGGAGGTATCTTTGTGCTGTTGGGTGGTTCTGGTTTAGAAGCCTTGAAAACTGAAGTCCTCCTACCCGAAGGATATGTGCGTACATGAAGAGTAGCGATCGAGCTCCCATAGTCCCACGGCTAGTCCCACTGCACAGATGCATTCTGGAGTATTACCAGTAATGCTAGCTCCTCATCCTACCAGCTGTGGCATGGTGAAGCTCCCGTGTGGGTTTTTCCCTGCGGTCGCGGGCAGAGTAGGGATGGTGTGATGGATGCTAGCGTTACACACACCACACAGAAGCCCTGTAGTCTGAAGAATTTTGCTGGTAGATACAGACCCAACAGGGCAAAATCAGGAGCAGATTTCATGATAAACTGTATCATGAAATGCCAAGCCCACTATAGAAAAGGCTTGTTCATAGCATGGGCTGGTGAAGAAAGAGGTCTTCCATGCTAAcctctgctcagctgagcaCCAGTCTTCAGAGGAATCTTCTGAGAGATTATGCATACACTTTGTACAAACAGCTCTCAGACAGAAAACCCTCACCTGGAAAATCCTTTTAAGAATACTTCTGTTTATCATTGTGTCAGACCATTTCTTTAGATGTGAAAGTCTCCATTTGACATCACTGAAcacctgcttttaaaataatttccatttacAGCAACAGTTTAACATCCTGGATTTTCTACCTGACTAATGTGGATGTGTATTAAATCTACATTTCCCCCCCACGTTGCTTGTATTTGCCTCCATCCCCATCATCTGCCTTTTTCCACCACTGATGCAATCTTCCTTTTTTGGCTGTCAGGTTAGATGAAGGCAACCTACCCAAAGAAATAAACCTCGTGGAAGATTACTTTCAGTTGGTACAGCATGAGTACAAGAAGTGGCAGGAGAATGCTGAGCCTGCTAGAAGAGAGACCTGCTCCAGGAACAGACAGGAACGGTCTTTTTCCCAGCTCTCCCTCTTACAGGTGAAATGTGAAACGCCGAATTGCCCTTTCTACATGTCTGTGAACACCCAGCCCTACTGCCACGAGTGCTTTGAGCGCAGGTCCCaaggaagcaaaggaagaaagcagaccTCTAAAGCAGCACCTGAGAAACTGAAGGCAGCTGGGTCGGGCTCCTCCCGTGGGGACGTTTGTGAACCTGGGGGATGGACGGCCGAAGGGCCTGTAACAGGGCCTCGTTCGGCACCTCCAACTGCTCCGAGCCTTTTCCTATACAGCGAGACCACGGCCATGAAATGCAGGACACCAGACTGCCCCTTTACATTGAATGTGCAACACAATGGGCTTTGCGAACGCTGCTACAATTCCAGACAGCTTGGTCCTTGCAACAACTTGGATGATCAGAGACATTTAGACTATGCCACGTGCAAAGTGTGCCATCAGAAGGCCAACAGGACCTTCAACGGGATATGCAGCACTTGCTTCAAAAGGTCTACAGAGCGCTCCTCCAACGGCAGCCCCGCTTTCCTGCCCACGTGCCACCAGAGATCGACGTCTGACCCGTCCCAGATCTCGCAGAGCCTCCTCCAGCACTCCTGCCATCAGGCTCCCAACAGCTGCGGCGAAGAGCCCCCACCGCCGGCGCTGCCTCCcgaggagaagagaggaggtAACCTCTGCAGGAAACCTGGCTGCAAGTTTTTTGGGACATTGCAAAATGAGGGCTTTTGCACGCTGTGTTTCTTTGAGTACAGGGAAAACCACGGTAAGTGGAGATGGGGTGAGCTTTGGCACGCTTTTTACTGACTGCAGTTCAGCCTCCTTGAGCTACGGAGCTCTGCATGCACTGGGTGCTAAAAGGGCAGAGGGTGATGGAAATGGTgtggagcagaagcagcagtgtgAGGAGAAGGTGCTTTTTAGGCCATTATTAGCCCATAAAGGGGCACACAGTAACAGTGGGGAAATCTGTGAAATCTCTTGTAAAACTTCCCATCAGCTTTCATGGAAGCAAAACTAGCTTAAGAGGGGGTGGGTTTCGATACCTCCCCACGATCCACTGCAATCATGGTTTGGTAtgaattttcttcacagctagACAAGTTGTAGGGGTCAGTGAGGGAAGTGCTGTTGTACTGATCGTACTGAAAACCAGTTATGTTAGcaaggtttttaaaaagcttggGATGAACTTGAAGATCTGTATCCATATCTGTTCTGGATGTAACAGGTATAACGCTCTGGAGTAACTACTGAAGTCGCCTTGATGAGCAGAGCAAGTAGAAGTTGGCTGTAGCTAATGTGCTTGTGTTTTGGAGTACATTGTTATAATCGATTAGGAGTGTATTGTTATAATCTACCTTGAAATCTTTCTCAGTAATATCATgcgtgtgcatgcatgtgtgtatttaaaGGCAGGCCTTCAAAAAGGTAATAGTCCGTGAATAAATCACATCATGAAATCTTCATCTTTCATGCTACTGCCCTGTTACAGGCAAAGAGCCCTCAGGTATAGAGGGTGAAAGGCACATGTAAGAGAATTATTGCTTATCTCTTAAGACTTTAATTTTTGACAAGTGTGCCAATAGAAACATAGAAAGgtttgggtcagaagggacctttaaagaccatctagtccaacccccctgccatgggcagggacatctttcacaaTGCTGCGCTTTCCACATACTTTCCAATTAGGAGCTTCTATGCCAGCTTGCAATAGCTTATTTTCCAGCATTGTTCACAAtgaaaatttttccttttgattgtGCAGTGTATAAGATTGCTTCATGAGACTAAAAAGTGTAAGGCACTTTTTCCCCATAAGCTCTGTGCCACTGTACTTCTACTACCTGATGTGCCTGAAATGGGGGAGgccaaaaggcaaatgtcaggGTAGGTCACGGATGACATGTTGAAGCCAAAGGTGAAATTCctcttgacttcagtgggatctAGTTTTCCCACTGAGGGCAAGTTTTTCCCAGATCAGCTCTTTCAACAACTTCCGATATGAAAATCAGGCTGTATTAGCTCCCTTATTTATGTAACATAAAGAAAAGTGCACCAACTGAGGGGTCTCAGGATTGTCAAAAACCCGTGTTTGAGGCTagtagattttatttatttatttatttatttttaaactgggGAGCTTTTTATAGTTGCTTTGGGTCATCAGATCTATTGGGCACATTCAAACTCCTCCTGTCCTTACTTTGCATTACAGACAGTGCTTTGCTACGCCACCAGAGGAGATCTCAGAGGAAGTCCTCGGCAGTGGGGCAGCCAGGGAACTCTGCCGCTGCCTTCCGTAACACTGTGTCCTGCCAGCGGCGTGACTGCGGCACCCTGGGCAGCACGATGCTCGAGGGGTACTGCCAGAACTGCTTCATTAAAGCCCAGAACCAGCGATTTCAGGAAGCCAGGAGGACAGAAGAACAGCTGGTGAGACATCCAGAAGTAAGTATGAACTTCTCAAAATCTTCCTCTTGTTTAGTGCTGCACGTTTTTCTCTTGTGCGAACAACTCAGGATGTGTACTAGAAAATCCTCAAACAACTGCATCCGAAGTATCATGGAAAGACAGGCGTAGAGCATCTCatgattttttcctgttgcagctgagcagcactCCTAAGAGTCGTCCTCAGTTTAGGGTTATCATGGCCGTGCTCAATTTTACCTCAGCTGGGAATTTGCCAGCAATTTTAGTGGAAGCAATTGGACCAACAGTTGGTTTGTTTGCTGGTTGGAGAGAGATTTTCATTCTTACCCTTAGAGCTATGCAACTGCATCAAGGGGTTTAGTCCACCTCATGTTGCCTTTTTCATTGAGCCCATTACAGATTTTCTGTGTtccagattcttttttttcttacttggtTTGTTTTGGCCCTTTTAGAATTGAGAGTTACCAAAGataaaaaccatttttttctaagaaatgaCAGAATCTGAGATTTTCTTTGGTAAAGCCCAACTTGGCTCTTGGTATTGTACTTTTCAGAAGAAGCATGTGTCTGCAACAACCCCCAGTGGTAACCTATACAAACCATGAGCAGAGttgaaagtaaatgaaaagcCGCTTGTGCTGCCAGCACGGCAACTGACAATGTGTTTTAACGTTTTTCAAGAGAATGGGACAGCACAGAGATTTGCAGCGAGGAGCGTTGAGTAGCCAGAAGAGACAGTGTGCTGTGGCTTCCTGTAGAAACAACCTGGCCTGCAGAAGCGATGACTTGTGCCAGGAGTGCCAGCGCCTCGGTCAGCTTCCACCGTCGGGGAGTGCCAGGGACCTGGCTGCAGAGGAGCCCCCGAAGCAACGCTGCCGAGCCCCTGCTTGCGATCACTATGGCAATGCCAAGTGCAGCGGCTACTGCAATGAATGCTACCAGTTCAAACAGATCTATGGCTAGCGGCGGAGAGGAGTTGGTAAagaacaagaaagcaaaaccagctaCTTCCTTCACTGAAACGGTGCTATGTCCAAAACACTTAACAGTCCTGGaagtggggagcagggggaaatATAAGCTGTCTGCTAGTATTCCTGTTTATTCCCAAGAACAGGAATAAGTGTCTACTTCCTCTAAACACTGCATACAAGGACTGCTGAGAAGGGCAGGTTGCCTTCTGCACAGAGCTGTTGTTCATGACTAAGCTCCTACAACGCTGTATTTAATTCTTGGACTTCCCAGGAGGAAGTGTGAAGCATTTGAATCCAAAGAACTTCCCGATTCTGCCTCTCTCTCAGTACATCACCTGCTCCTAGGAGAGGAGCCGTGGCTACTGTTGGAGGTGCAGGAGCTCTTTGCATTGGCGTACATCAGTCAGAGGCAAGTCTTTCCTGAGAGGGATCCCCCAGGACAGGCTGATGCAACTTGCAGCTGATGTCTGAAGAAACTTGCTTTGGGTTGCCAATGTCCTTGCTGGTGTTCTTACAGAGCTCATCAAGGCAGGAGCTCCCACAGGCGTTCAGGGTGTTAACAGCGAGCGgctctgtgtttgcagagcCCTCGGCAAACCACAGCCAGAAACAAGACTGGCAGTGGTCTGCTCCTTTAACATGCTTAACCCAACTAGCATTTAGATCCTTTCCCAAATCCCAAGACAGCTGGAAAGACAGGTGATTACAGAAGCAACTTTCATGAGCATACGCATGTGATGGGAAAATGGAATCCTCTCTTCCTACTCATATGGAAGAAATTGCCTCCAACAGACAAAAAATCCCTAAACCCCTTTGTCTTCAGCTTCAGTTCTGAAACCAAAACAACTCTCTTCTCTTGCATTGTAACTGTCAGAATATGTGTGCTGCTGTTCATGCACACCCCCTGTGCCCCGCCATTTCTgtcacatttcttccttttatcctTAATGCGATTCTGTTAACATACTAACAGCTTGGAGCTCAGTAACAGAGTGCTTTAGGGTCAAGATTTTACTCCTGGAATTCATGCATCCACTTCTCAATCTGCAATACTTTCTTTAGTGACCTTGCCTTTACTGTCGCGCCTGGTAcctgcttctctcctttcctttcaagttccttttaaaagttttcagcATCTGTTTTGCTGCTATGATTTTGGAGGCGATACCTCTTCTAAGTTGCTTCTCAAGTTTAGAATCTTTTTCTAactattaaaaaacagtttttaaaaggaaaaaaaaactcatgacttatttctgttaaattttatatattttgtgaACCTTAATGTGAAcatatgttttattaaaatatttatattatttgaaACAATGCAACTTGAAATTTGCACAGTTAGGACTTTTTTTACGTGTATTTACTCTTGTGTTGAAAGTTACAAACTTAAATGTATAATTGAAAAACATTCTCtgatataaagaaataaattattgaaGGATTGAATTTGCTATTTTATACTGATGAAAGAGAGCGCAGTTGAGCATGGACACCCCctgaagaaagcatttctgttcaGGACCACCATTCAGCCTGTTACCAAGTGCTCCCTAGTTCAGATGATGTAGCCAAGAGCTTTGAGGAGGCGATAATTTGCTGTAAGCCTCTGCATACCCTCACCTTACATCATCGTCCTCTCGGGAATTGCTCCCGGGGCCGCGGTGTGCAGTCAGTGTGCATAAGGACTTGGCTCCTGTGGGTGCAGAGTATCTTCAGTCCCCAGAACTGCATGAGGGAGCATAAGGGTGGCGCAGGACCAGGCTGCAAGGGCAGCTAAGGCAGTCTGACTtgactttgcttttttcattcaTCCATCAGTTAAGCCAAGGATTCCCAAAGGACGTTGCCTGAGTGCCCCTTTGGGAGGCGGTGATGGCAGCAGGTGCTGCCCACCTCTGCCAGCCACGCGTGCAGCCCCAAAGGCACAGGCCAGCCCTACCACCGCCCCTCAccaggggcagcagggaagcctTTCGGTCACAGTGACTGGGTTGCTCGATAGCTCCTGAAAAGCAAATTGACAGCTGCTACTTGAAAAAGTACTtgaaagcagtgttttcttctcATCCCAAGCTCGGCCTAACCCAGCCCTACTGCCAAGGGATTTCTGCACTGTAACAGTCCCTCAGTATGGCATGAGTATTCCTGTGCAAGCACTCCGGTGTTTCAGACCTCTGCCTGGACAGGCAATACTGTACACTACCATGACTTTTAGGTGTTGCCTGtgacctgaaggaaaaaattggGGCTGCAAAAAACCCTGTGCAGTCAGGAAAGAGGACCCTTCTCTAAGAGGCTGACCTCTCCAGGTCAGCTGCTGTCTATCCTGGTTAACTCTTTAATCCCTTCTGACTGTTCAGGAGCACACTTCAGCACATGCTTCAGTGCTGTCCCTATTGAAACTGTGTAGATGTTAAGTTCCTGAGCACTTCTGCCATAGGTTAGCTGGTCCTTGGAATTCACTCAGCTCTCTAGCCCATGTTCCTGGATGCCTGTCCACCTTTTTGATGCGTGCTGCTCTCCTTACAATTTAGCCCAGCTCCCTCTGGACTCATGTACCCCTCCTTTCAGAGCATACAAGCTAGAAGTCAGCCTACTCCCGCCAGAGCAGAGCCTGCTGGATCTACCAACCCCATCTCTACAGCATATTCCTCTTTTTCAAGATCTTACTCTCCATTTATCCGTaccctccttcccctttctttcaACTCGTGCAACTCACGTGCCTGCCAGATTCATCGAACTTCTGCACCAGGCAGACACCTCGGTGCTGAAAGAGTGGGCAAAGACTGGGAGGGATGTCTGCATCTGGGCACCAGGAGATGGAGGCAGCTCATAGCATCCAGCCTCAGCAGCCATCAGCCCCTGCTTGCTGAAACGGCAGAGGTGTCACATCATGACACCTTCAGTGTCAGGAGGCTGATTAACTCCAGTTGCTGTTAACTGCAACttctgcagagaggaaggattTCAGATGCAATGCCTCAGATCCCACCaatatttctctgctgctttctgggcCCATTACTCATAACCCTGAAGTCACATGAGACTTGTCTCATTCTGAAGCTCCCATGTAAATGAGTGCCCAGCCTGTCTCTTGTGATTTACTTGTGTGAGAAAATTAAAGCCAGTAGggccttgtttttaaaatactctggTATTTCCCTAATGTCCTTCGGGGATTTTGACCCTCTGACgttttctgctctttgtccAGACACCTCTCCAAGTTCATGTATTTTTTACCTTCCTGTTCTGCAAGAGAGAACTTTTATTTGGAGTCTCCCTTTTCATGACCACTTCTGGAAGTCTCTTCGCTAAGACACAAATCTTTCATAGccaaatattcttttcttagCAGAA from Buteo buteo chromosome 9, bButBut1.hap1.1, whole genome shotgun sequence encodes the following:
- the TNFAIP3 gene encoding tumor necrosis factor alpha-induced protein 3 isoform X6, giving the protein MRKLPNSCINQFSVASCLPVLGKMSSRNMAGQHILPQALYQSNMLKAMKIRERTPEDLVKPPSGIIHHFRTMHRYTIEMFRMCQFCPQFRETLQKALTDQATQTSLERQRKLNWCMEVRRLVPLKTNGDGNCLMHAASQYMWGIEDIDLVLRKTLFSTLREIDTRNFKLRWQREAIKSQEFVETGLHYDTRNWEEEWEYLIEMTSPETSGARNRLPYNALEEIHIFILANILRRPVIVLADKVVRSLESGSSFAPLNVGGIYLPLLWPAEECYRYPIVLGYDNMHFTPLVTLKDSGPEIRAVPLVISERGRFEDLSVHFLTDAEEREKEQLLKDYLIVIEIPVQGWDHGTTHLINAAKLDEGNLPKEINLVEDYFQLVQHEYKKWQENAEPARRETCSRNRQERSFSQLSLLQVKCETPNCPFYMSVNTQPYCHECFERRSQGSKGRKQTSKAAPEKLKAAGSGSSRGDVCEPGGWTAEGPVTGPRSAPPTAPSLFLYSETTAMKCRTPDCPFTLNVQHNGLCERCYNSRQLGPCNNLDDQRHLDYATCKVCHQKANRTFNGICSTCFKRSTERSSNGSPAFLPTCHQRSTSDPSQISQSLLQHSCHQAPNSCGEEPPPPALPPEEKRGGNLCRKPGCKFFGTLQNEGFCTLCFFEYRENHDSALLRHQRRSQRKSSAVGQPGNSAAAFRNTVSCQRRDCGTLGSTMLEGYCQNCFIKAQNQRFQEARRTEEQLVRHPERMGQHRDLQRGALSSQKRQCAVASCRNNLACRSDDLCQECQRLGQLPPSGSARDLAAEEPPKQRCRAPACDHYGNAKCSGYCNECYQFKQIYG